Proteins co-encoded in one Xanthomonas campestris pv. badrii genomic window:
- the rfbB gene encoding dTDP-glucose 4,6-dehydratase: MATWLVTGGAGFIGGNFVLEAVSRGIRVINLDALTYAGNLNTLASLEGNADHVFVKGDIGDGALVTRLLQEHQPDAVLNFAAESHVDRSIEGPGAFIRTNVVGTLALLEAVRDYWKALPDASRDAFRFLHVSTDEVYGTLGETGKFTETTPYAPNSPYSASKAASDHLVRAFHHTYGLPVLTTNCSNNYGPYHFPEKLIPLVIAKALAGEPLPVYGDGKQVRDWLFVSDHCEAIRTVLAKGQVGETYNVGGNSERQNIEVVQAICALLDQHRPREDGKPRANQITHVTDRPGHDRRYAIDASKLKNELGWEPAYTFEQGIAQTVEWYLTNQAWVQGVLDGSYRLERIGAAA; encoded by the coding sequence GTGGCGACTTGGCTAGTAACCGGCGGTGCCGGCTTCATCGGTGGCAATTTTGTTCTTGAGGCGGTCTCCCGCGGGATTCGCGTGATCAACCTGGATGCGCTGACCTACGCAGGAAATCTGAACACGTTGGCATCGCTGGAGGGCAACGCCGACCACGTGTTCGTCAAGGGCGATATCGGTGACGGTGCGCTCGTCACCCGCCTGCTGCAGGAACACCAGCCTGATGCGGTGTTGAACTTCGCGGCCGAGAGCCATGTCGATCGCTCGATCGAGGGGCCTGGTGCCTTCATTCGGACCAACGTCGTTGGGACATTGGCCCTGCTCGAAGCGGTGCGTGATTACTGGAAAGCGTTGCCGGATGCGAGTCGGGATGCGTTCCGCTTCCTGCACGTGTCCACCGATGAGGTCTACGGCACCCTGGGCGAGACCGGCAAGTTCACCGAGACCACGCCCTATGCGCCGAACTCTCCGTATTCCGCGTCTAAAGCCGCCTCGGATCATCTGGTGCGCGCGTTCCACCACACCTACGGGCTGCCGGTGCTGACCACCAATTGCTCGAATAACTACGGTCCGTACCATTTCCCCGAGAAGCTCATTCCGCTGGTGATTGCCAAGGCGTTGGCCGGCGAACCACTGCCAGTGTATGGCGACGGCAAGCAGGTACGCGACTGGCTGTTCGTCAGCGACCACTGCGAGGCGATCCGCACCGTGCTGGCCAAGGGCCAAGTCGGCGAGACCTACAACGTGGGCGGCAACTCCGAGCGGCAGAACATCGAGGTCGTGCAGGCCATCTGCGCACTGCTGGATCAGCATCGTCCGCGCGAAGACGGCAAGCCACGCGCGAACCAGATCACCCATGTCACCGACCGGCCCGGGCACGATCGCCGCTATGCGATCGATGCCTCGAAACTGAAAAACGAATTGGGCTGGGAGCCTGCCTATACCTTCGAGCAGGGCATCGCGCAGACGGTGGAGTGGTATCTCACCAATCAGGCATGGGTACAGGGCGTGCTGGACGGAAGCTACCGTCTGGAACGTATTGGCGCGGCGGCCTGA
- a CDS encoding electron transfer flavoprotein subunit beta/FixA family protein, protein MKILVAYKRVVDYNVRIQVKPDGSGVVTEGVKLSPNPFDEIALEEALRLRDAGIATEVVVATLAPADAAAHLRNGLAMGANRAIHVVTDAAIQPLTAARTLLKLVEKEQPDLVILGKQAIDDDANQTGQMLATLWGRPQATFAGKLVVADGKATVTREVDAGLETLEVDLPAVITTDLRLNEPRFIKLPDIMKAKSKPLETLAFADLGVDAHDSLTTTHYAAPSKRSRGVMVKDAAELVAALKQKGLL, encoded by the coding sequence ATGAAAATCCTCGTCGCCTACAAGCGCGTGGTGGACTACAACGTCCGCATTCAGGTCAAGCCGGATGGCTCCGGCGTGGTGACCGAGGGCGTCAAGCTCTCGCCCAACCCGTTCGACGAAATCGCCCTGGAAGAGGCGTTGCGCCTGCGCGATGCCGGCATCGCCACCGAGGTGGTGGTTGCCACGCTTGCCCCGGCCGATGCGGCTGCGCACCTGCGCAATGGCCTGGCCATGGGCGCCAACCGCGCCATCCATGTGGTCACCGATGCGGCCATCCAGCCGCTGACCGCCGCCCGTACCCTGCTCAAGCTGGTCGAGAAGGAACAGCCGGATCTGGTCATCCTGGGCAAGCAGGCCATCGATGACGACGCCAACCAGACCGGCCAGATGCTGGCCACGCTGTGGGGTCGCCCGCAGGCGACGTTTGCCGGCAAGCTGGTGGTGGCCGACGGCAAGGCCACGGTCACCCGCGAAGTGGACGCCGGCCTGGAGACGCTGGAAGTGGACCTGCCGGCGGTGATCACCACCGATCTGCGCCTGAACGAGCCGCGCTTCATCAAGCTGCCGGACATCATGAAGGCCAAGAGCAAGCCGCTGGAAACGCTGGCATTTGCCGACCTCGGCGTGGATGCGCATGACAGCCTGACCACTACCCACTACGCCGCGCCATCCAAGCGCAGCCGTGGCGTCATGGTCAAGGATGCCGCCGAACTGGTGGCCGCACTCAAGCAGAAGGGGTTGCTGTAA
- a CDS encoding electron transfer flavoprotein subunit alpha/FixB family protein, translating to MAKVLVVAEHLNGQLNAATAKTLSAAQAISAESIDIVVLAADPAAVAAQAAQLAGVARVLTVANAANEHAIAQVLGPQIAQLAGQGYTHVFGPSTTFGKDLMPVVAALLGVNQISDLMAVKDAHTFKRPIYAGNAIITVKAPAEQIVVATVRSASWPEAAKGGSAAVEPVTVDAALPTHSRFIGLAAGSSDRPDLQSAKRVVSGGRGVGSAENFQHIYSLADKLGAAVGASRAAVDAGYVPNELQVGQTGKIIAPELYVAIGISGAIQHLTGIKDAGTIVAINKDPESPIFEIADIGLVGDLFTLLPELEAALG from the coding sequence ATGGCCAAGGTTCTCGTTGTTGCCGAACATCTCAACGGCCAGCTCAATGCGGCCACCGCCAAGACCCTGAGCGCCGCGCAGGCGATCTCTGCTGAGTCCATCGATATCGTCGTACTGGCAGCCGACCCGGCCGCCGTTGCAGCGCAGGCCGCACAGCTGGCCGGCGTCGCCCGCGTGCTGACCGTGGCCAACGCCGCCAACGAACACGCCATCGCCCAGGTGCTGGGGCCGCAGATCGCCCAGCTGGCCGGCCAGGGTTATACCCATGTGTTCGGCCCCTCCACCACCTTCGGCAAGGATCTGATGCCGGTGGTTGCCGCGCTGCTTGGCGTCAACCAGATCTCCGACCTGATGGCCGTCAAGGACGCCCATACCTTCAAGCGCCCGATCTACGCCGGCAACGCCATCATCACCGTCAAGGCACCGGCCGAGCAGATCGTGGTTGCGACAGTGCGCAGCGCCTCCTGGCCGGAAGCGGCCAAGGGCGGCAGTGCGGCGGTAGAGCCCGTTACGGTCGATGCCGCCCTGCCGACGCATAGCCGCTTCATCGGCCTGGCGGCCGGCAGCTCCGATCGCCCAGACCTGCAGAGCGCCAAGCGTGTGGTCTCCGGTGGCCGCGGTGTCGGCTCGGCAGAGAACTTCCAGCATATCTATAGCCTGGCCGACAAACTCGGTGCCGCCGTGGGCGCTTCGCGTGCTGCCGTCGATGCCGGCTACGTGCCCAACGAGCTGCAGGTCGGCCAGACCGGCAAGATCATCGCCCCGGAACTGTATGTGGCGATCGGCATCAGCGGCGCGATCCAGCATCTGACCGGCATCAAGGATGCGGGCACCATCGTAGCCATCAACAAGGATCCGGAATCACCGATCTTCGAGATTGCCGATATCGGGTTGGTGGGTGATCTGTTTACGCTGCTGCCGGAGTTGGAGGCTGCACTGGGCTGA
- a CDS encoding DegT/DnrJ/EryC1/StrS family aminotransferase yields the protein MDALIPVNSLSRHIAPVQDALSQIASTIVASGYYVLGPNVKAFEQEFASYCGSRYCVSVANGTDALELSLKALGVGPGDTVAVVANAAMYGTSAVLACGASPVFVDTGAGTGLMSVPALEAVLAGDSAPAAVIVTHLYGQLADIEAIVALCQPRGIKVVEDCAQAHGAERNGHRAGSFGDIASFSFYPTKNLGALGDGGAIVTNDDQLAARAAQLRQYGWTAKYTNTLRGGRNSRLDELQAAMLRHMLPLLDGWNQRRRDIANRYAQGLSNPKIEVGGVVGAENVAHLYVVRSDDREQLRAHLQAAGVQTEVHYPLCDHRQPCHEGAFDSVALPNTEADAARVTTLPCFPELTDEEVDRVVEACNRF from the coding sequence ATGGACGCCCTGATTCCCGTCAACTCGTTGTCCCGCCACATTGCGCCCGTACAGGATGCACTGTCTCAGATTGCAAGTACGATCGTCGCAAGCGGTTACTATGTGCTCGGTCCGAACGTGAAGGCTTTTGAGCAGGAGTTCGCTAGCTACTGTGGAAGCCGTTACTGCGTCAGCGTTGCCAACGGTACCGACGCTCTTGAGCTCTCCCTGAAGGCACTGGGCGTCGGCCCGGGGGATACGGTGGCCGTTGTTGCCAATGCGGCCATGTACGGCACCAGCGCGGTCCTGGCCTGCGGCGCGTCACCGGTTTTTGTCGATACAGGCGCGGGGACGGGGCTAATGTCCGTACCTGCGCTGGAAGCGGTGCTCGCTGGCGACAGCGCACCGGCAGCCGTGATCGTGACCCATCTCTATGGCCAACTGGCTGACATCGAAGCGATCGTAGCGCTGTGTCAACCACGTGGCATCAAGGTCGTGGAAGACTGCGCGCAGGCACACGGCGCGGAACGGAATGGCCATCGCGCCGGTAGTTTCGGCGATATTGCTTCCTTCAGCTTTTATCCCACCAAGAATCTGGGCGCCTTGGGCGATGGCGGCGCAATCGTGACAAATGATGACCAGTTGGCCGCCCGTGCCGCGCAACTCCGCCAGTACGGATGGACGGCCAAGTACACCAATACTCTGCGCGGAGGCCGCAACAGCCGCCTCGACGAATTGCAGGCCGCCATGCTGCGCCACATGCTTCCCCTGCTGGACGGCTGGAACCAGCGTCGCCGGGATATCGCCAACCGCTACGCTCAGGGCTTGTCCAACCCGAAGATCGAAGTGGGCGGCGTGGTGGGTGCCGAAAATGTGGCGCATTTGTACGTCGTGCGTTCAGATGACCGTGAGCAATTGCGTGCACACCTCCAGGCCGCCGGCGTGCAGACCGAGGTCCATTACCCGTTGTGCGATCACCGTCAGCCATGCCATGAGGGTGCATTTGATTCCGTGGCATTACCGAACACGGAAGCCGATGCGGCGCGCGTAACGACGCTGCCATGCTTCCCGGAGCTGACCGATGAAGAAGTCGACCGGGTTGTCGAAGCATGCAACCGGTTCTGA
- a CDS encoding glycosyltransferase codes for MQPVLSEVQSPSLSLVVPIYGNEGSIDDLLQAVDLIARSVEGTFEAVFVVDGSPDRSYALLRDKLPSCAFSSQLATLTRNFGAFPAIRTGLQLSRGELTAVMAADLQEPPQLVIDFWQRYANEPYDVAFGVREARSDPAASKLASTLFWATYRRMVIKDIPKGGVDIFAVSRGFLERLLLLKEAHSSLLAQLFWLGGKREFVSYQRRERQHGKSAWTLSKKLRYLSDSVFAFTDLPVRMLTALGLIALAFTTLLGALVLAAKFSGLVAVPGYTLTILTILFFGALNSLGLGIVGTYAWHAFENTKARPLSIIQSVENFKKDKP; via the coding sequence ATGCAACCGGTTCTGAGCGAGGTGCAGTCGCCTTCCCTCAGCCTGGTTGTTCCGATCTACGGCAATGAAGGCTCGATCGATGATCTCTTGCAGGCTGTCGATTTGATCGCTCGTAGCGTCGAGGGGACGTTTGAAGCCGTTTTCGTGGTGGACGGCAGTCCCGATCGCAGCTACGCGTTGCTGCGCGATAAGTTGCCTAGTTGCGCCTTTAGTTCGCAGCTGGCGACCTTGACCAGAAATTTCGGCGCGTTCCCGGCAATCCGCACCGGCTTGCAGCTCAGCCGCGGCGAATTGACCGCGGTAATGGCGGCCGACCTGCAGGAACCGCCCCAGTTGGTCATCGACTTCTGGCAGCGCTACGCTAACGAGCCGTACGATGTCGCCTTCGGCGTGCGTGAAGCGCGGAGCGATCCGGCTGCATCGAAGCTGGCGTCAACCTTGTTCTGGGCGACCTATCGGCGCATGGTCATCAAGGATATTCCCAAGGGGGGCGTGGATATCTTCGCTGTCAGCCGTGGTTTTCTCGAACGGCTGTTGCTGTTGAAAGAAGCCCATTCCAGTCTGCTTGCGCAACTGTTCTGGCTGGGCGGCAAGCGCGAATTCGTCAGTTATCAGCGGCGCGAGCGGCAGCATGGCAAGAGCGCCTGGACCTTGAGCAAGAAACTGCGGTATCTGTCCGATAGCGTCTTCGCTTTCACCGACCTGCCGGTCCGCATGCTGACGGCGCTGGGCCTTATCGCGCTGGCATTTACCACGTTGCTCGGTGCGCTGGTGCTGGCCGCTAAGTTTTCCGGACTCGTCGCAGTGCCGGGCTACACCCTGACAATCTTGACCATTCTCTTTTTCGGCGCACTCAATTCACTGGGCCTAGGTATCGTGGGTACCTACGCTTGGCATGCGTTCGAAAATACCAAGGCGCGCCCGCTGTCGATCATTCAGTCGGTCGAAAACTTCAAAAAGGATAAACCGTGA
- a CDS encoding WxcM-like domain-containing protein has translation MSYFVHPNALCESENIGEGTRVWAFAHVLPGARLGRDCNICDGVFIESDVIVGDRVTVKCGVQLWDGVRLGDDVFVGPNATFTNDLFPRSRVYPEKFLGTVVESGASIGANATILAGTTIGSGAMIGAGAVVTRSVPPNAIVVGNPARIVGYVSDKGANQPAALPTDQGITDTAVPGVKLYRMPSFADMRGSLSVGDFDSFLPFNARRYFLVYGVPTQETRGEHAHKRCHQFLICVSGSVRVLADDGTRRIDVELNSPNQGIHLPPLIWGTQYKYSKDAVLLVFASEPYDTDEYIRDYASFKSLANAGG, from the coding sequence GTGAGTTATTTCGTGCATCCCAATGCCCTTTGCGAGAGCGAGAACATCGGCGAGGGCACCCGCGTCTGGGCATTCGCGCACGTGCTTCCCGGAGCGCGCCTAGGCCGCGACTGCAATATCTGCGACGGCGTGTTCATTGAATCCGATGTCATCGTAGGTGACCGCGTCACCGTCAAATGCGGCGTGCAACTGTGGGACGGCGTGCGTTTGGGCGACGACGTTTTCGTAGGGCCGAACGCAACCTTCACCAACGACCTGTTCCCGCGCAGCAGGGTGTATCCCGAGAAATTCCTCGGCACCGTGGTCGAGTCGGGCGCCTCGATTGGCGCCAATGCAACCATCCTGGCCGGCACCACCATCGGCAGTGGTGCGATGATCGGCGCTGGCGCAGTCGTTACGCGCTCTGTGCCGCCCAATGCCATTGTGGTTGGCAATCCCGCACGCATTGTCGGCTACGTTTCCGACAAGGGCGCAAACCAGCCTGCCGCATTGCCAACTGATCAGGGAATCACCGACACCGCCGTTCCGGGCGTCAAGTTGTACCGGATGCCCAGTTTCGCCGACATGCGAGGCTCGCTCTCCGTGGGAGATTTCGATAGTTTCCTGCCTTTCAATGCAAGACGGTATTTTTTGGTTTATGGCGTCCCCACCCAAGAGACCCGTGGCGAACACGCGCACAAGCGCTGCCATCAGTTCCTGATCTGTGTCTCCGGCTCGGTCAGAGTTCTTGCGGATGACGGCACTCGCCGTATCGACGTCGAACTCAACTCGCCGAACCAGGGCATCCATCTGCCACCGTTGATCTGGGGCACGCAGTACAAGTATTCCAAAGATGCCGTGCTGCTGGTGTTTGCATCCGAGCCCTACGACACTGATGAGTACATCCGCGATTACGCGTCCTTCAAGAGTCTGGCGAATGCGGGCGGATGA
- a CDS encoding GtrA family protein — translation MRADESPHADALLRRHRPLVSVALRFLLGGALNTGLTLVLYWMLLRFMHYQWAYLASFCAGILLSYLINTRYVFRAEHSWLKFAAFPLIYLVTYALGALALKLSVGHLRVPTAVGPLISIVVTLPVSFILSKLLLQAPKPDSPGAEQDAA, via the coding sequence ATGCGGGCGGATGAGTCCCCACATGCCGATGCCCTGCTTCGGCGGCATCGGCCATTGGTCTCGGTAGCCCTGCGCTTCTTGCTGGGCGGAGCACTCAACACAGGCCTGACCCTGGTGCTGTACTGGATGCTCCTTCGCTTTATGCATTATCAGTGGGCATATCTTGCGAGTTTCTGTGCAGGCATCTTGCTCAGTTACCTGATCAACACACGTTACGTCTTTCGTGCTGAGCACAGCTGGTTGAAGTTTGCGGCGTTTCCGCTCATCTATTTGGTGACTTACGCACTTGGGGCCTTGGCGCTGAAACTCAGCGTAGGGCATCTACGCGTGCCGACGGCAGTCGGCCCACTAATCTCCATCGTTGTTACGCTGCCAGTGTCGTTCATCCTAAGCAAGTTGTTGTTACAGGCTCCCAAGCCAGACTCCCCCGGGGCTGAGCAAGACGCCGCGTAG